GGACAATCTGGATGCGTCCCGCCGGTTCGGTGATGCCAACCGGCTTGCCTGCCTTGTCATGCTTGACGAGGTAATCGACCAGCACATCGAAGTCGCGCCTGTGCGTATCGATCTTGTTGCGGGCCTCTTTGAATACGGGGAAATTGTCGCCGCCTTCCGCGACAAAATTGTTGGTGGTGACGCGATAGGTGGCGCCGTCCTTGATGGCCACGCCATTGAGCTTCATGCTGCCCGGCACCACGCGCTGCCCGGGCGGCCGGGCGGGATCCCAGCGGTAGGTGAAGCCATTCGATACTTGCAGCACCGATGGCTCGGCCGCGCCTTCCCGGATCCACTGCTGCTCAAGCACGGTGCGCAACTGGGCGCCGGTCAGGTCCATCACGACCATGGTGTTGCCAAACGGGAGCACGATCTGCACCTGGCCCACGGTCGCGGTCAGGTTCTCGCCCACGTCCAGGTCCTTGCGGATGCCGCCGGTATTCATGAAGGCGATCTGGGCATTCTGGTCCTGGGTGGCCGCCAGGAAGGCGTCGGCAATGACCCCGCCCAGCGCAGTTTCGCCGGCCGCACTGGCGCGCCGTCCCATGGAGCGCACGGCCACCCGGGCCAGCGGCTTGGCCAGCGCTTCCTTGCTGCGCGCGCGTGCCGAGGCGAGATAGGCCGCCACTTTTTCGTCCGGCGGGTATTGTCCGGGCTTGATCACGACATTGCGCACCTTGATGTCCAGCACGGCCTTGGTGGCAGGATCAATTTTCATGTTAATGCGCGAGAGCACGTGGCCGCCCATCTCGGCCTGGGTAATGGTGCGTCCATCGACCTTGCACTGAAAGCCCTTGTGCGTATGGCCACTGATGATCAGGCGGATTGCCGGATCGAGCCGCTTGGCAATGCCGACGATGGGGCCTTTGAGTTCGCTGCAATCTTCCTTGTCGAACGCTTCAGTAGTGCTGCCGCCTTCGTGAATAAGGAGCACGAACACGCTGGCGCCCTGGGCGCGCAGGGCCGGCATCACGGCGTTGATGGCGTCAGCCTCGTCGACAAATTCCAGGCCGGTAATGCCGGACGCCAGCACGACCGAGGCGGTGTCCTTGAGCACGGCGCCAATGACGCCCACCTTCAGGCCCTTGACGTCGGCAATGCGCCAGGCCGGCAGGAAGGGTTTGCCGGTGGCGCTGTCGAGCACGTTTGCCGCCAGGTAGGTAAAGCC
This region of Massilia sp. PAMC28688 genomic DNA includes:
- a CDS encoding bifunctional UDP-sugar hydrolase/5'-nucleotidase; translation: MKLFLRPLCASLLAVAVLSGCTTAAVAPAVPLEINLVGMNDFHGHLDASKFEYTSAADGARQSHLAGGVDNVAAALQAWRKVDRDLLFVGAGDLIGASPAMSAMWADEPSLNALTMAGMFASSVGNHEFDKGRAELLRQQNGGCVSTQPEKACQFAPDFRGAGFTYLAANVLDSATGKPFLPAWRIADVKGLKVGVIGAVLKDTASVVLASGITGLEFVDEADAINAVMPALRAQGASVFVLLIHEGGSTTEAFDKEDCSELKGPIVGIAKRLDPAIRLIISGHTHKGFQCKVDGRTITQAEMGGHVLSRINMKIDPATKAVLDIKVRNVVIKPGQYPPDEKVAAYLASARARSKEALAKPLARVAVRSMGRRASAAGETALGGVIADAFLAATQDQNAQIAFMNTGGIRKDLDVGENLTATVGQVQIVLPFGNTMVVMDLTGAQLRTVLEQQWIREGAAEPSVLQVSNGFTYRWDPARPPGQRVVPGSMKLNGVAIKDGATYRVTTNNFVAEGGDNFPVFKEARNKIDTHRRDFDVLVDYLVKHDKAGKPVGITEPAGRIQIVP